The genomic stretch cctattgctcgatgcgagatgttataAGTTGATCCGTAGGCATGCTAAATGGGTGGAGTTCTTTTAAGCCTTTCCTTGCGTCATCAAGTACAAAAAGggaaattcaaatgaaatgaCAGATACATTATCACGGAGGTATGCTCTAATCACCATGATGAATGCTAAACTAATAGgatttgaattgataaaaaatCAGAATATGGATGATCCAACCTTTGCTTTTACTTACTTGGCTTGTGAGAAATGGGTTGTTAATTTTTTCTACATGCATGAAGGGTACTTGTTTAGATTCGGGAGACCTTGTATTCCTAATAGGTCTATAAGGGAACTCTTGGTGAGGGAAGCACATGGGAGATGTTTAGCTAGTTATTTCGATGAGAATAAGACTTTGGAACTGGTTAAAGAATACTTATGCTGGTCGGGAATGATTAAAGATGTGCATCGAGTGCTAGAAAGTTGTGTAGCTTAGAAGAAGTCGAAAAGCAAAGAAGCTATTCATGGGTTATACATGTCATTACCTATTCCGTATCGGCCTTGGGTTGATGTGAGCATGGATTTTGTGCTTGGATTGCCAAGAACGCAAAGAGGAAAGGATTCAATCATGGTGGTCATTAATAGGTTTTCAAAAATGTCTCACTTTTGTCTTGTCACAAAACTGATGATACTTCTCAAGTGGTGGAATTATTCTTTCGAGACATTGTAAGATTGCATGGAACATCGAGGAGTATAGTGTCTAATCGGGAcacaaaatttttaagttatttttggAAGACATTGTGGAAGAAGCTTGACATAAGGTTGCTCTTTAGTCTTTAGTACCACAGCTTGTCATCATCAAATCGATGGACAAACTGAAATGGTAAACCGTACACTTCCTTCTTTACTTAAAgttgttaataaaaatttgaagaattggGATGAGTGCTTGGCTTTTGTTAAGTTTGCATATAATATGAGTGTGCGTAGTGTAATCAAACATTCTCCATTCGAAGTGGTTTATGGATTTAATCCTATTACACCACTTGATTTAGCACCACTTCCACTCAATGAGCAAGCATGTTTGGATAGAGAAAGGAAGGCTGACTTGATCAAGGGGTTGCATGAAAGTGTGAAAcaataaatagagaaaagaaatgcAACCTATGAGAAAGCGACaaataaaggaagaaaacaagTTTAATTTGCTCCAGGTGATTTTGTGTGAATTCATCTTCGAAAAGAGCGATTTTCAAGCAAAATGAGGTCTGAACTTATGCCACGAGAAGATGGTCCTTTCAAAGTATTAGAAATGGTAAATGACAATGCATGCAAGATTAACTTACCAAGTGTTTATCAAGTATCAGCTACATTTATTGTGAGAGATTTAACACCTTATTTGGAGGACACCAAAAAGTTAGATTTTATGAGGGCAAATCATATTCAACCTGGGGATGATGATGTGAATGGTAAAGAAGCAAAGGCAAGGGCTATCCAAGAGCATGTAATTCTAAGTCTTGGGCCAATTACTCATTCAATGGCTAAGCAATTCAAAAATGAACTTGAGTTATTTATTGGAAATATTCCAGTCCATTTGGAGGAGTTAGAATTTAaagtaaagaaattaaaactcaAATTAATCATATTACTCGTTTGCTTGAAAGGCGAAGACTAGAATGCAACCAAGGCACTCCATAAACAGGCCTAAGTCTCCTAACTAATATCATGTATGACCTCAACCTTCATTTGTCCTCTATGTTTAAggatgttttgtcttttatatatcattgtgttttatcatcatgATTCTCTTTATTAAAAGTGGCATGATGATGTTTTTTAACTTTATGcttttgaagtatttttttcataattagtCCACTTTTGTCAAAAGAGACAATAATgttatctatttttaattattatatttgtctTTAATCATTGTAATTTGTCAACAAGACTGATATTAATATGTGtgattttgtaatattttaacatgaacatttttataaagaaaatacaaagagCATTTTTACTCTAATTCTTATCTAAACAATTCATTTGTttaatagtaaatttattttattcttatcaCTGTTTTTGCTTCTATCTTAGAATGTTGCGAATTGaaattggtatttttttatttgtgacgaattttcttatcaaacaagggacattagtatttattttatattttgagcaCATCAAAAGTGTTTTTAATGATTTACTCCAAAgtaattgtttttaattaatatagttTTGCGTACAAAATTAATCCTTACAACAGCAAAAAGATTTTACACCCATATAAAAGGATGTAGCGCAAATATCAGACAGAGCACATGAGGAGCGAGCAATAAGCATCACAGtaagtataataatttatttatttataaatttaatatataaatatatagtttaTAGTAGTGAGTGGCAACGCCATTGATCACTCTTGTTAATTACAATCGGCTTTCTCCACAGATACAtttgcatatacatatatgatcATCTTGTTTAATACCAGATTAATCGGTACAGCAACGGTACATGAAGAACTTCTCCATAGGGCGCCCACATTCGGCGCAGACCACCCTCTCCGGGATTTTCCCGGCGGTGCTCGGCAAAATCAGCCGGTTGCAGTGGTGCGGCGAGCGAAGATCTTGAAGGTTCTCATTGAGCGCCGGCACGAAGCCAACCTCCGCGGCGCGGCCCCGCCACTGATCAAACCGAGCCAAGCTTTTGAGCATGACGTCAGCGTTGGCCTTCGCCATCTCCTCCGAGCTGCGGCTGATGACGGCCCAGCCTTGGTCGCCGCCGTCGAAGCTGAGCATCTTGACGATCTCTTGGACTATGGTGTCGGTGTCCGGCGACTTGCTGTGCTGCATTTTTGAATGCCACATGCTCTCTAGGCGGACCCAGAAGAACCAGTTGAGGGTAACGTCCGGCATGATGTGGCTGAGCTGCTCCGCCGAGATGATGGAGTTGATCCGCTGAATTTTCTCGCGCCGGTTGCTTTTTCCGACATATAAGATCTCTAGTGGGATGTTGGCGGACTTGGCGACGGCTTTTAGTGAGACGGTGAATCTCCGGATCCATTCTAAGTCCTCTCCTCCATACAAGCATATGTACTTCCCTTCTGTAATCTTAAGTAAccagaaatgaaaaataacatgaaaaaaaggaaggaaaaatgaagTTCATAAATAATCTTAATAAAAGTAGGGAAAATTCTATCTAAACCCTAATCTccttcaattttagaaaatattcttttaatttttttatttaaagattgataatttaattatttaatagaaaattataattcaaaaacaaaagaatataaTTAGTTAGACATACCCAATTAAAGAGCGATGGATGAACAGAATCAGCGAGCAAATCCATCCTCCAAGTCTCCTCCTTCCAAAGCCCTTCCTCCCTCAGGCTAGTAAAAGGGAAAGCCAAACTTCCCCAAATCAACAACATGTGAATCGCATTATGGTTGACGACTCGGCCTTGCGGGTCTAGAACAACCAGGAGCAGCTTCTTGTTGAAGTGCCAGGCCTCTTTGATGTACTTAACGACCGCCGGATCCAGCTGAGAAGGGTGAAACACTGAGTACCATGGCATCATTGCTTGTAGGGTCTCAAAACGTGTTTGCTTCTCGCTGTCCCATGGCGTCGACCTATCCACAACGGGCAGCCACACAACCTCGTACTGGCTTTCGTCTCTCGTCGGGTTCTGGCGAGCATCGGTGTACATCTGCTGGAGGATGAAGATTTCGTCTTGGGCCAAGTCAAGGTCCGAGATGAAGAGCAGCACGATCTTTCTCCTCAGCACGTCGATGCTAACCTGTGTTGCACGCAAACATGCGAGTCTAGAAACTTGGTCTAGGAATGTGAAGTGAAGTGTATGGACTCCATCGGAATATGTATGAAAACTGAAGAGTATTTGAATATATAGAAGGAGTGGGATACATAcaaatatctgtgtgtgtgtgtgtgatgagCTTACAATAACGTACGTACCCGTCTCTTAGTAGAACCATCAATAAGTGGGAGCTGATCTTCCCTGGCATAAATTAGAGCCCTCAGGATCTTCGTGTTATCAATGTGTGGTGTTTCAAAGAGGCGGACCAGCGTCTGATATGCCTCTATATGTCTATTCTCATCTGCCGCAAATTATTATctatttacaattaatacataACTACTTGTTTATGTAGCAgcttatgcatatatatatatatatgcaaattaACTAAAAGTAccgattaatttaattactatatAATCCCAACATTAATCTTCTGCAATTAGCTAGAGCGAGGCTGGTTAACATGCGTACGCATACAGATTTTTGTATGTTTGTTTTAAGGGAGTGTGATTTGTGGACTATAAGCTGTTCGATCTGTACTGTAAATTTACATGATGAAAAAATAGCGATTgcgaatttttattaaaaaaaagaaaaaggatagcATTGTACTAACCGACGTGTTGATAACAAAGAGCGAGTTGCTTCTGGAGGTGGCTATGAATGTTGCTGAGCTTATGGGCCAGGCTAGAAAGCTCCCAAGCCTCGGTCGTTGATGCTATGTACCTGTTGccaccattaattaattagcaacATTTGTTCAACAAACAATTGATATTCTTCCACAATGTTtctacaaaatttattataaaaatttatgcgAGTTGGGATTCTTGTTAGTAATGAGTACCGGCTTGTTTgaattagtgtatatatatatatatatatatatatataaaagcttgtagatttttctatttctaCTGCAAGTTTTGTTTTAAGTAGCATTATCATAATGTCAATTTATCTAATGAACTTACTCGTGTCCCATGCCTACAAGGTTCATCATCTGCGAAGCACAGGCCACAATACTCCGAATCGTCCAGTAAACGGCGACCGGAATATGTCCTTTGGCCGTCAACAGCGCCGGCGTGTCTGGCGCAATGTACTGAGCCGGGAGCTCATTGAACTCGACGATGCAAGCCGTCACGTCCAGCATGGCCTGGATGAGTGTTGTGAACGCCTCGAATTTGGGCTTCAGAGAGTCGCCTCGTTCCAGAATCTCCGGCAGCTGCTTGAGGAGCCCCACCGACTTGGCGAGCGGGTTGGTGAGGTAGAGCTGAGCCACCAGCCAGAACTCACCGTAGTTGACGGCAAAAGCGGCCAGGGCGATCACCACCTTGGCTTCCCAGGTGTAGCTCGCAAGTAAGTGGAAGATAGCCAGCGTGGTTGCGTGGGCGTCTGATCCCCCTAAGCACTTGCAAGACATCTGTCAAAACCatcacataattaaataatttactaTAATATTCTATATCGTATTAAATAATTTACTATAATCTTCtatatcatatttattaagAATA from Diospyros lotus cultivar Yz01 chromosome 9, ASM1463336v1, whole genome shotgun sequence encodes the following:
- the LOC127810133 gene encoding protein SIEVE ELEMENT OCCLUSION B-like, which gives rise to MANFIAAAPPKYQQLRGGGMFSSSDDSAMLNQIQTIHAPDGREIDVKPLLHVIENIMNHSGPTAKVSQGQLVDAIEEKVFHDGLGEMLELVSHTINKISCEMSCKCLGGSDAHATTLAIFHLLASYTWEAKVVIALAAFAVNYGEFWLVAQLYLTNPLAKSVGLLKQLPEILERGDSLKPKFEAFTTLIQAMLDVTACIVEFNELPAQYIAPDTPALLTAKGHIPVAVYWTIRSIVACASQMMNLVGMGHEYIASTTEAWELSSLAHKLSNIHSHLQKQLALCYQHVDENRHIEAYQTLVRLFETPHIDNTKILRALIYAREDQLPLIDGSTKRRVSIDVLRRKIVLLFISDLDLAQDEIFILQQMYTDARQNPTRDESQYEVVWLPVVDRSTPWDSEKQTRFETLQAMMPWYSVFHPSQLDPAVVKYIKEAWHFNKKLLLVVLDPQGRVVNHNAIHMLLIWGSLAFPFTSLREEGLWKEETWRMDLLADSVHPSLFNWITEGKYICLYGGEDLEWIRRFTVSLKAVAKSANIPLEILYVGKSNRREKIQRINSIISAEQLSHIMPDVTLNWFFWVRLESMWHSKMQHSKSPDTDTIVQEIVKMLSFDGGDQGWAVISRSSEEMAKANADVMLKSLARFDQWRGRAAEVGFVPALNENLQDLRSPHHCNRLILPSTAGKIPERVVCAECGRPMEKFFMYRCCTD